GCTTCGCTCCGGAGAAAATAATCGCCGACATGATCGATTTATGGATGTTCCTTGGTACGATAATCTTATCCCCAGGAGAGCAAACAGACAAAATCATGGTCATGATAGCTCCACTGGTACCTTGCACCGAGAAAAAGGTATAATCCGCCCCAAAGGCATCGGCTGCAAGGTTTTGGGCTTCTTCAATTACGCCCGACGGCTGATGGAGGTCATCAAGCGGGGCGATATTGATCAAGTCAATAGACAGAGCATTATCGCCAATAAAATCATGAAACTCTTTATCCATACCCTGGCCTTTCTTATGTCCGGGAATATGGAATTGTACAGGGTTAGTGGCCGCGTGCTGCTTAAGTGCAGTAAATAACGGCGTACGTTGATGATCCATTTAGTCGTCTTCCGCCTTTCTTAAAAAATTAACAAGCTTGAGTATAGCAAAAAGCGACCGGAATGCAAGAAAAGATTCAGTCGTATGATGAATTCTGTTGTTCTGCAGGTAAAAGGGAGCCAAAAAATGGGCAAACTGATATCAATGAAGAAGGGGAGATCATCTTCCCGGGGAGGGGTGAGCAGATGAAAATGACATCAAAGCTTGTTAACAAATCGTTGTTAACTCCGACCTTTGTGTGTCTGTGGATCATTATGTTTCTGGTCGAGTTCGTCAAAGGTTCTTTGCTGGTATCGGTGCTGCCGGTCTATATGGGAGATGTGCTGAAGCTTAGCGCTTTCCTGATCGGACTTTCCTTCTCGCTCCAGTATATCGGGGACAACCTGTTTCGAAGCCCGGCGGGCTGGCTTGTAGAACGGCTCGGGTTCCGTATGACGATGGCGGTTGGACTATTGATCACACTAGGAGCGGTGCTGATCCTCAGCTTCATTAAGACCGTAGGATTTATTGTGCTTGGCTGCGCACTGCTTGGCATTGGAACGGCGCCTTTATGGCCCTGTGTAATGATGGGGATCTCCGCAGTGACGAAGGAGAAGAAAAACTTCGGCACAGCGATGGGAGTCATCCAGATTTCCAGTCTTGGTGGAACAGGGCTTGGGCCGATTATTATTAACTTTCTCGTCAGTAAGTCTTATACGCTGGTATTCTGGTTCTTACTTGCCTGCATGGTCGTTGTTGTGATCATCTCACTATTCTTGCCCGGTAAAGGAAATAAGCAGGTGTACGCCGCATCTAGAAGTGAGGGGCAGAAGGGCAGATTGCGCGCACTGCTGCAGAACATCCGTCATACGTTGCACCATATTCGGCATAATTTGAAGGTAAGTCCTTTTCTATACCCGGCGCTCTTCCTTCAGACATTTGCGATCGGGTTATTGACACCGGTTATAACTCTATATGTTAGAACAGAACTAGGGCTGTCACCTGAAGCCTACAGCGCCATGTTAATAGCTGGTGGGGGGATTGCTGTCGCTGGATTAATTCCGGTCGGTAAATTAGTAGATCGTTACGGGACAAGATTGTTTCTAAACGTCGGCTTTGCCTCGGCCGCTATCTCGGTCTGCCTATTTGCGCTTACCCGCTCAATTCCAATCGTGTGGATTCTAGTTATCCTGATCGGGCTTAGCTATTCCTGCATTCTGCCAACCTGGGATACGATGCTGTCGCATTTGATTCCGGAGAGGGAGAAGGGGACGGTCTGGGGATTCTTCTTGACGATCCAGGGCTTCGGTATGATTATCGGACCAATCGTCTCCGGGAAATTATGGGATTGGCTTGGTCCATCGGCCCCATTTCTGGCCAGTGGCTGTTCTATGGGCTTGCTGTTCTTCGTGCATCTCATCCTCTCCCGGCCAAGCTATCGTCTGAGTACCGAATAAGTACGGAGGTGATAGGCGGATACCACCGATGGGTAGTCCGGGAGAAGGAGGACAGGCACAATGATATCTTTTTAAAAAGAGGCTTTGTACAGAGGCTGCAGGGTTGCAAAAGTCTCTTCGATCTTAGCAAGCAGCTTTTCGCCATCGAGCAGAATGGGGTCATCGCGCTCAATTCGCAAACCGCACATCATTTCCGCCTTCTTGACGTTTTTGAGCCGCTCAGCCATCACCTTTAATTCAGTGGAATTGACTTCTGCATGTGGGGTTCCAACCGGATTGAAGTGATCCATGGACCAAAAGAAATGCTCAGGTACCATCTTCTTCACTTTGGCCGCATGCTTGTCCAGGAAATCGGCGAATACAAGCTTGTTTGGGCTCTCATAAATAACCGCAAAAATAATGAACAGATGCGTAGAGAACAGTCCTACTTCGAAATGCGGCAAAGCCTTATAACCGCGTTTGGCGCTTGCCAGGGCCACCCAGGTATCAATTGGCGGATTGACAGTCCGTCTAGCATGCTTGGCGACATGGGGGTACATCTCCTCTCCGCAAAGTGCGGACAGATAGGTGGACAGTGTCTGGCCCAGATCCTCCAGCTTCGGTCTGACCTGAGCGATAATCGCTTCCATTCTGCCCTCTAGGCCAGGTACTGTGAATACATCGAAATCCTGCGCGGTGAAACCGTTGAAATTCGTCATCATGATTAACCTCCATATTCAGTGCTTCAATCAAGCACATCATGTCACAATTTAACTATTCTAGAAGTAGTTCAAAAAGTCCGCTTTTGATCACGAAGTGAATCAAGGAGTAACTCGGCATCGAATCTTGAATTCAGCCCGGGTCTTCCGGTGCTCACGTACCCCAAATGTACGCTCCGCTCCTCAGACCCTAGCTTCATCCAACCTTCTCGGTGCTGAAAACCGTACTTTTTGAACACATATTTTTTAGTATAGCATAAACATTGTTATAGTTAGGTTGTACAGCTAATAGCGAAAATAGGCGTGATCTTGCCTGCCGGGCCTTTCCTGCCCTTTTGTCGCAGATCGGGCTTAGAGATGGGGAAAATTAATCAATAATCCAAGTTCCGTTACATAATATGAAGTATAAGATAGGGTAAGCCGCAATCGGGAGATGAAGGTGAGAGCTAAATCCAGACAGCATCGGCTTTTTAGCACTCACAAATGATGAGGAGGGAGTGCCGTGAATAAAAGTTATGAAGTGGAATACTGCAACCTGGAACTCCGATTCGACCGTCGGCACATTCAGCAATTGATCCGTGATTTGATCCAAGACGGGTATTCTCTATACTGGAGCGAGAATGAGACGACTTTCATTATCTCAGTCCGTACAGGCCGCAAGCTGACGAAGCTGCGTTTTCAGCGTATAGCGAATGGATACAAGCTGGTTGGCGATTATGTTATCAAGGATGCCAAACTGGCCGAGTGGCTGGAGAAATTAATCGGTGATCTACGCGGGCATGCTGTCGTAAAACGGTTCAAAGATCGGCAGATCGTGGTCGAGAACATTCTGTTCGGAGAACTAATCCGACAGGTAGAAATCAACGGAGTAGAACATAAGGTTATTTATCAAAAAGGGCCAGTGGTTGATGTGAAGAAAATGGCTGAATTATATATGGCTCAACTCGCGGAGAAGCAGCTTGAGCAGCTGCGGAAGGAGCTTGATGCAGAACTTGAGAAACTGTATGACGCTCTGCAAGAGGGAGATCAAGAGAGCGCCGAGGCTTGCAAGGAGAAACTTCGTAAGATCAGGCTCGAATTAATCCGCCTGGAGTGGTAAATTAATAGCCTTTAGCAAGGATAAATGATCGCCTTTTTGAAAATGAACTAAATACGAACAATATAATTTTTGCAATCTGTGCAAAATATTATTGCAGGCCCCCTGAGAACCTGGGGCTTGTTTTATGAGGATATGATGAAGGTATTCACTTCTATTCACAAAAGAGTTAAAATGATAGTATTGAAAAAAATAAACAGTGAGTAAAGGATGGAGACCATGTCAAAACAACAAATTGGCGTTATTGGCCTTGCCGTTATGGGCAAGAATTTAGCCCTGAATATTGAAAGCAGAGGTTTTACCGTATCGGTGTTTAACCGTTCTCCGCAAAAAACTCATGATTTGCTCGAAAATGAAGGCAAAGGCAAAAACCTTGTCGGCACCTTCTCCATTGAAGAGTTCGTTCAATCTCTTGAAACTCCACGTAAAATTTTAATTATGGTACAAGCCGGTGCAGCTACTGACGCAACGATTGAGAGCTTGCTTCCTCATCTGGATCAAGGTGATATTATTATCGATGGCGGCAATGCTTACTTCCCGGATACTCAGCGTCGCAGCAAAGACCTCGAAGCCAAAGGATTCCGCTTCATCGGTACTGGCGTATCCGGCGGGGAAGAGGGCGCGCTTAAGGGGCCTTCCATTATGCCAGGCGGACCGGAAAGTGCTTATAAACTTGTAGAACCTATTCTGACTGCAATTTCTGCAAAAGTAAACGGTGACCCATGCTGTACATATATTGGACCGGACGGCGCCGGGCACTATGTGAAGATGGTGCACAACGGTATCGAATACGGAGATATGCAGCTTATTGGCGAAGCTTATCATTTGCTGAAGGATGTCCTCGGCACGGATGCCAAGGAATTGCATGAAATTTTTAGCGAGTGGAACAAAGGTGAGCTCGACAGCTACCTGATCGAAATTACAGCTGACATCTTCTCACAATACGATGAAGAAACCGGAAAACCTATGGTTGACGTCATTCTTGACGCAGCTGGCCAGAAGGGTACTGGTAAATGGACAAGCCAAAGCGCACTCGATCTTGGAGTTCCATTGTCTATGATCACTGAATCCGTGTTCTCCCGCTTCTTGTCTGCGATGAAGGAAGAGCGCGTGGCTGCAAGCAAGATTCTGAACGGCCCGGCTAAGAAGGAATTCAAAGGCGACAAGCAAGAATTCATTGAAAATGTACGTAAAGCTCTGTTCGCCAGCAAAATCGTATCCTATGCTCAAGGATTTGCACAAATGCGTTCGGCTTCCGATGAGTATGGTTGGGATTTGAAATATGGCAATATCGCTATGATCTTCCGCGGTGGCTGCATCATCCGTTCGCAGTTCCTGCAAAATATCAAGGATGCTTATGATCGCGATGCTGCGCTTAAGAACTTACTGCTCGATCCTTACTTCAAGAACATCGTTGAGAGCTATCAAGATGCTTGGCGTAAAGTGATTGCCGCAGCAGTAGAGAACGGTATTCCAGTACCAGGCTTCTCTAGTGCCTTGGCTTACTACGACAGCTACCGTACAGATCGCTTGCCAGCGAACCTGCTTCAAGCGCAACGTGATTACTTCGGCGCTCACACCTTCAAGCGTGTAGACAAAGAAGGCGTATTCCATCATCAATGGTTCTAAGCCTGAGTAACTGGGCAGAGAAGCCCGTATCTCAGCAGAGCTCTATTATATAGAGCAAGAATAAGACGTCGCACCCAGCGGATTTCCGCTTGCTGCGGCGTCTTTTTGGAATCATTAGTGTATTTCCTGAGGGACTGAAGGATAGGCAGTGCCACATCAGCGTGCTCTTGTGTTATGATATGAAAAAAGTTTGCTGTCAAGCTGGAATTAAAGTAGGTGAGATGTTGAGTAGTCATAAGGATAATATTATACTTGTCGGCATGATGGGGACTGGTAAATCAACAGTAGGGGCGCATTTGGCTGATAAGCTTGGCTACCGTCTGATTGATCTTGACCAGCAGATCGTGCAGCAGGCCGGCTGCTCTATTCCGGAGATCTTCGCTGAGAAGGGTGAAGCTTATTTCCGCGATCTAGAGTCGGATGTGCTTGATCGGGTCCTGCAAGAGGGTGGTATCGTTCTGGCCACCGGTGGAGGGGCTGTGCTGCGGGAGAGCAATTGCAAGTGCATGCTCGGGCATGGACAAGTTGTGGCCCTTGCTGCGACAGTAGAGGAGATTCTAAGCCGTGTTGGCGAAGATAAGAATCGACCCTTACTGGCCGGGGGCGCGAAGCAGCGGATAGAGACCTTGCTGGATGAACGAAAGCACGCTTATTTGTTCGCACATCATCATGTGAATACGACAGGTAAGAGTGTTGAACAAGTGTCAGATGAAATTTTAATGCTTTGCCGCGGTTAATCATCAATTCATAAAGGAGAACTTATAGTATGGATGTTATCGTTAGACCAACGCCTGAGTTAAGGGGAGAGATCGGAGCGTTATCGTCAAAGAATTATACAACACGTTATTTGTTGGTTGCCGCGCTGGCTGAGGGTACAAGCACGATTTATTATCCAGCCCACAGCGAGGACAGCGATGCGATGCGTCGTTGTATTGCTGATCTTGGCGCTGTATTGGAAGAGGATGAAGAGAAAATCGTCATCACAGGCTTCGGGCGGCATCCGAAGGATATCAAGGAATTGAACGTAGGCAATGCAGGCGCTGTGCTGCGCTTTCTATTAGCGATTGCGGCCCTGTCCCCGGATATTACCTTTGTGAATACGTATCCTGATTCATTGGGCAAGCGTCCGCATGATGACTTGATCGAATCATTGCAGAGCATGGGTGTTGAAATCGAGCATCGGGATGGCAAGCTCCCAATTACTGTTCGTGGCGGTGCACCGAAGGGCGGCAAGATAAGAGTATCCGGTGCGGTCAGTTCGCAGTTCCTTAGCGCTCTACTGTTCCTCACACCATTGCTTGAAGAGGACAGTGAGATTGAGGTTGTCAATGATCTGAAATCGAAGGTCGTTATCGGACAAACGCTAGAGGTGCTGGAACAGGCGGAAATTGTCATCCATGCCAGCGAGGATTTGATGAATTATAAAGTGCCTGGTCGTCAATCCTACCAAGCGAGGGATTATACGGTGCAGGGAGACTATCCAGGCTCAGCAGCAATTCTGGCTGCTGCGGCTGTGACGAATTCAGATGTGAAGGTGCATCGTCTGATGGAACAGAGCAAGCAAGGCGAGCGGGCAATCGTTGACGTACTGCGCATGATGGAAGTTCCACTAACCCATGAGAACGGAGTCGTTCACGTCCTCGGCAATGGTCACTTGAAGCCAATTGAGTTCGATGGCGATGCAGCGACAGATGCCGTACTCGCTATGGTAGCTGCTGCGGTCTTCGCCGATGGCACATCCCGTTTTTATAATGTAGAGAATTTGCGGTACAAGGAGTGCGACCGCATTACTGATTACTTGAACGAGCTCCGCAAAGCCGGTGCCGATGTCGAAGAGCGCCAGGCGGAGATCATCGTGCACGGTCGTCCAGGTGAGTTGCCAGGCGGCGTCACAATCAATGCGCATTACGATCATCGGGTTATCATGGCTCTAACTGTTGTAGGTCTTCGTTGCCAGCAGCCGCTAGTCATCAAGGATGCGCATCATGTCGCCAAATCGTATCCAGGATTCTTCGACCATATTACTGCACTTGGGGGTAATGTGGAGTGGGTTGAAAACGGGACTTTGTGAACATACATTTAGAGAGGAGTAAGCAAAATGGCATTTGAAAATCCAAGCAGAGAGAAAATCAAAGAAATTCTAGAGAAGGCCGGAAATATTGCGATTGTCGGTTTGTCTGATAAGCCGGATCGTACTTCTCATATGATTGCTGAGGCATTGCAGAGCAATGGATACCGGATTATCCCGGTCAACCCTGTCGTCTCGGGTGAAATTCTCGGCGAGAAGGTCTATCCATCGCTTAAGGATATTCCTGAGCCTATAGACATTGTTGATGTCTTCCGCCGCAGCGAATATACACCTGAGATCGCCAAGGAGGCGGTTGAGATCGGCGCTAACGTATTGTGGCTGCAGCAGGGCATCATTAACGAGGAAGCGGCTGACACCGCCGTTAAAGGCGGGCTCACCGTCATTATGGACCGCTGTATTAAGGTGGAGGACAGCCTCCTGATCGGCAAACGCCACGGTTAAGAGAATCAATCCAGAGCTAATAGGACCTTGAATATCGTCCGGTATAATCTATGCCGGGCGATTTTCACTTGTCTGCACTATTTCCTTTGACAAAAGAATGAGGCTGGGCTTACCATTAAGAAATAGAGAGAGACTATCCTATAAATGCGTGTTCAATAGTCAGAGTTCAGTACTGGCTTGTTGAACAACCTCTATAAGGGTTTAAATAGGTTTAGGGGGTCGAAACATGATACAAGGTATTGGTGCAGCGGCTGGTGTTGCTATCGGCAAGGCATTTGTGCTGCCCACCTGGGAATGGGATGTTCCGGATCGGCGAATGGAAAGTGTGGATTTGGCCAAGGAGTTCGAAAGGCTGTATGAAGGCATTAGAACGTCCAAGACTGAAATCGAGTTCATGAAGAACGAGATTAAAGAGACGGTTGGAGTAGCAGAATCTAACATTTTTGATGCACATATCGCCATACTGGAAGATCCTGTTTTTATGAGTGAAATTCGCGGGATTATAGAGCGTCAATACAAAGCGGCCGAAGTGGCTGTTAAAGAGGCGATTGATCATTTTGTAACGATGTTTGATCTGTTGGATGATGAGTATATGAAGGAGCGGGCGCTTGATATTAAGGATGTTGGTAACCGATTGCTTAAGCATTTGCTCGGAACCCCAGATATTACACTGCCTTCCGATACACAGCCCTATATCCTGGTAGCCCGGGAATTGTCCCCCTCACAGCTTGTCCATTTGAATCCACAGCGTGTGCTGGGGATGGTAACGATAGCTGGGGGCAAGACTTCGCATTCGGCAATTATGGCACGAGCGCTTGGAATTCCACTCGTCTCAGGCCTGGAGGATTCCTTGACAGAGATATTTAAGACAGGCGATCTTCTGGTGATTGACGGGGATGAAGGAGCTATTTTCCTGAACCCGGATCATGTCATTATCGATCAATATACAGCGATTGCCGAGAGACAGCGGCGGAGGAAGGAACAACTGCAGCTACTCGCTACGGTGGACCCTGTAACGAAGGATAATGTGCGGATGAAGCTGGCTGGCAATATTAGCTCGGTGAAGGATCTGGAGCTGACCTTCAAATATGGAGCGGAGGGAGTTGGGCTGTTCCGGACAGAATTTCTGTATATGGATCGGCTGGGCTTCCCAAGCGAAGAGGAGCAGTTTGAGGTCTACCGTCAGATCGCCGAGAGAATGGGAGAGCATTCGGTCGTGATCCGAACATTGGATATCGGCGGTGATAAGCAGCTGGAATACTTTACGATCCCTGAAGAAGAGAACCCAGTGCTGGGATTCCGGGCCATTCGTATAAGCCTTGATAATAAAGAAATTTTCAAAACGCAGTTAATGGCTATTCTGCGGGCAAGTGCTTACGGTAATGTTAAAATTCTCTATCCGATGATCTCCTCGCTGGAGGAGGTTCGCAAAGCGAAAGAAATTTTGCAGGAAGCCAAGCAAGAACTTACCGCTAGAGGAATTGCCTATGACGACAATGTACCGATCGGGGCGATGATTGAGGTCCCAGCAGCCGTAGCGATTGCAGATCTTCTGGCTCAGGAAGTAGATTTCTTCAGCATAGGCACGAATGATCTGGTCCAGTACGTGCTTGCTGTAGACCGGATGAATGAGAAGATTGCCCATATGTATCACCCTTTTCATCCGGCGGTACTACGTATGCTTCGACAGACCGTTATAGCGGCGAAGGAAGCGGGAATTCCGATCAGTGTATGCGGCGAGCTGGCCAGCGATGAGAGGGCACTTCCGATTTGGCTCTATCTCGGGGTAAGCAACCTGAGCATGTCGTCGCAATCCCTTCTTCGCGTCAAGCACCGGATACTGAATATTTACGCTAGTGAGAGTCGTGAATTAGGCGCCCATTGCTACCGTCTATCGACGAGCACTGAGGTGGAAGCGGAACTGGTTCGTTACTTAGGAACCGAAGTACGTTAAATCTTATTGATATAGAACGGACTATGAAAAGCAACGGGGCTGTCCAATAAGTCCCTAAAATGAAAGCAGAACGGAAAAATGAGTTGTTTTTCCGTCCTGCTTTTCTTGTGCGTCTTTTTCTACTTAGCAGTTTAACCAATAGTGAAAGAGCAGTGTTTACGAATAAAGCGATTTATCTGTTACAGAAAAAAATGTTCAGGAAGCTTAAGATCGACCGACTGAGTTGGACGGACCCGCTTTAATTTGAAGCTGCACAGAGTTATTCAAATGAATTAAGTATAAGATTAAATGGACACCCAGTAAGCCAGTGTTTCCCTGATTTTGAGAAGACAAAGTACAGTAAGGCGATTTTAAAAACAAACTATGAGATGATTCAGGCAGCGCAATTCATTATGAACAGGCCAGCCTATCACAAGGAGGAAAAAAGATGACACAACAGCGAGAAGAGTTAGCGATGGAGTGGCGGCAGGAGGGTAAACGGTATGCTGTGGATGTGAATGAGTTTGTAAGGATTGGAATGGAGAGCAACTGGCAGCAGAAACAGGCGGATCCGGAAGAAGACAAGCGCCATCGACTGGTCGGCAAAGTACTGAAAGAAATCAAGGCAGCCAACGAGACTGGAAACATCGCGGAGCTGCGCTCCCAATTTCCACCTGCCACCTGGCCTTTTTCCGATATATATCAGGACAAAATGCAAGGCGTAGAGCCTATCACAATCATGCTTAATGGAGGCATCCTCTTCCAAACCAGCGATTCCGCGCAGCCGCAAATCTATGTAGCGGATGCGACTAGCATAGAGGCCTTTGCTAATATATACAGTGCAGGCGTCTCTCCTGATCGAAAATATGTAGCGCTGGCAGACGACAAAGAAATTCGTGTTCTAGCCGAGCCGGATTGTAAGCTCCAAGGTACTGTAGCCGCTCGTTATAAGTGGGCTGCGCTGCAGCGGCAAATAAAAGATATTTTACCTCAATACGAGTCACTCGCCGATGATGAAATACCTGCAAGAAGCCTTATAAAAATGGTTCCTTTCGAAAACGGACAGTCTCTCTTGCTCGTATCGAGCGGGGGAACCTTTCTTGTGGAGCAGGAGCATGTGACTCTACTCCACCCCGATCCGGCTACATATGGAGATGACGAGGACGAGGAAGACCGCTATATCGGTGATGCCATGATGCATGGGGCGGTATCGCCGGACAATCGCTGGATCGCCTTCGGCGGCCAGTGCAGTGAGCATTTGCTGCTCGATACCAAGGAACGGGTCATTCATGAGATCGCACCTGTATCCAGTTACCCGCATTATTGCACCTTCTCTCTGGATAGCCGGGAGGTCTGGTTCAATGCCTGCCATTTCTATAACGGGGAGACAATTAAAGTTCCAATCGCCGAGTTGACAGACAATGCAGCTACTGTTGACAAGGAATGGCCCAGCATGGATGGAGACATGCGAGTATACGCCGCGGCTACAGTATCGAATGGCCAAATTCTCGGCGATGCTTACGGTTACCTGCGCCTTATTAACAGCGAAGGTGAGGAGATTTGGCGCTATTTTGTCGGCAGTACGATTAGCGGTCTTGCCGTGTCGGCTGATGAAGCGCTGCTTGCCGTGGGAACGTACGGCGGTATGCTGCATTTTATTGATTTACAGAGCGGAGAAAGAGATATGTATACGATCGGCAATGCACCGATCCAGGAGATGGCCAGATGGATCATCTGGAAGGACGAGGCGCCGCTGCGCTGGTAGCTGGAAATGTTGTATCATGCTGCGGAAAAACACCGCTGCAGGATACAGAAGTCCTGCCATATGCACCCCTGCTCAGCTAAGCATGGCATGCCATTGCTATCGGGTTTGTAAGATCTTATGATGAATAAGGGCTTCCCTCTAGGTTTAAAAACCAAGGGATGGCCCTTTCTTTATTCTATAAATTAAGATTATTACTTTAGTAGTACTTCACACGCCCCTTTTGCGTTTGACCTGATCACTCGGACGGACATAATTGACCGTTAGCGTTGTTCCTTTGGTACTCTGCTCTTTTAACGGACAATTATGTCCATTAAAAAGGGGAAATGTCGCGTAAAACCGCATTTTTGTTTCTAATGGTCGAAAGTGTCCGTTAGAAGAGCTTAGTTGTTTTTTTCTTGCTCTAACGGACATTTTTGACCGCTTGATAAGTCCTATCACACTGTTTTTTAGGATTCCTATGCCTCATATCAGGGGAGAATACTGACCATTTTGTCTATTGCGCTTTGCGAGCTCCAATGGTTTTAGTGGTACAAAAATGTGGATATTTCCATATTTTTAGTTCCGTATTCCCGCTGTTTTGTCCTTTCTGAACAACCCCGTTGCTTTCTCTCAAGTTATTTAGCTGCAAGTGCGTCGACATAAGCTTTGCCGTAAGGCGGCAAATCCGGTGGACGGCGTGCAGAGATGATATGTCCATCGACAACGACGGGCTCATCCTTCCAAATCGCCCCGGCATTCTCCATGTCGTCGCGAATGCCTGGCGTTGAGGTGACCGTGACGCCTTTCAGAATTCCGGCTGAGATCAGTACCCAACCGGCGTGGCAGATCTGTCCGATCGGTTTCTGGGCCGCATGCAGCTGGCGGATCATCTCCAGTACCTTGGGATAGCGGCGGAGCTTGTCAGGAGCCCAGCCTCCGGGTACAAGAATGCCATCATATTGATTTGCAGAGATTTCCTCAAAGGAGAATTCAGCTTCTGCAGGAACCCCATATTTGCCGATGTATATTTTGCCTTTCTCCGGGCCGACGAGATGAACTTCGGCCCCCTCTTCGCGGACGCGGTAAATCGGATACCATAGCTCCAAATCCTCGAACTCCTCATCTACCAACGCGATCACTTTTTTTCCAGTTAGTCTCAATATAGTCTCCCCCTGTCTGAAATGAGTCTTGACGAAAATCGATTTCAATATTTTAATTGTATCAAATGTGAATCAAAGATTACATACAGCACAGATGTGATTATGAGGTGATACCGTGCTTTTATTCTGCCGTTGCGGCCAGGCAATGACTCTTAGCTTTCGGATGCTAGTTTTCGAAAATATGTATCAAATCGACTTAGTTCCTATTCTGGAATGCGAGGATTGCTCTTCTTATGAATTAATTCCGTCATTTAAGCAGGATGTAACAAAGCTGTTAGCTGAGCTAAAGGAACAGCGCCAGGAAGGAAGAGTTGTTTTTACGAGTGTGAATGAGCTTGCTTCGGTATTGTATGACATTTATAAGTCCGGGCAGGAACTATTGGAGGTGTCCTCATTTGATGCATTCTTGGTAGAAAAATGCGAGGAACGCATTAATCTACTACTGGATTTGTACGGGTATGCGAGTAAAGCTGGGGACGCTGACTGGATGGAGACAATATCATTTCGCTTATCCAGCTTATCTTCATTTGTGAAAAAACGCCAATTTCTAGAAACGAAGTAAATCAATTTAAAAGAAATGACGAATAAAGTTGTTTTTAAGGGGCGCATTTTGTTAATATAACATATGGCAAGGTACAGATCCTTAAAGTGCGTGTTCAAAAAGACCGGTTTTCAGACCCAAGATTGGACGAAGCTAGGGAGTGGACTTTTTGAATTACCTCTAAATGAAGAAGGGATGGATATGTCATGTATAATTTGCTAAGAATAACATCCATAGAAGACCTTCATAGCGCTTTGCAGCAATCCACTAGTCAACCGCTTTTGTTGTTCAAACACAGTACTCGTTGCCCAATCAGTTCCGGGGCGCATCGAGAGTTTACAGCATATTTGAATGCGGCTCCCAATGAGGGAGTTATATATGGTTTGATTTATGTGATTGAAGATCGAGAGGTATCTAATGCTGCTGCCGAGTTGCTTGGCGTGAAGCATGAATCCCCTCAGGCAATACTCGTCAAGAATGGGCAAGCAGTATGGAATACTTCCCATTCACAGATTACTTCCGGAGCTCTACAAGGAATTCTGGGATAAGTGAAGCGTTATCATTGCACAAAGTAATATTTTGTCGTATCATTAAACTAATTGGGGTACTGGACCTTACCGGATGAACGAGTGAAAATCTATTGGCAATGGAGAGAAGAATGTGACGGTTA
The window above is part of the Paenibacillus lutimineralis genome. Proteins encoded here:
- a CDS encoding PQQ-binding-like beta-propeller repeat protein encodes the protein MTQQREELAMEWRQEGKRYAVDVNEFVRIGMESNWQQKQADPEEDKRHRLVGKVLKEIKAANETGNIAELRSQFPPATWPFSDIYQDKMQGVEPITIMLNGGILFQTSDSAQPQIYVADATSIEAFANIYSAGVSPDRKYVALADDKEIRVLAEPDCKLQGTVAARYKWAALQRQIKDILPQYESLADDEIPARSLIKMVPFENGQSLLLVSSGGTFLVEQEHVTLLHPDPATYGDDEDEEDRYIGDAMMHGAVSPDNRWIAFGGQCSEHLLLDTKERVIHEIAPVSSYPHYCTFSLDSREVWFNACHFYNGETIKVPIAELTDNAATVDKEWPSMDGDMRVYAAATVSNGQILGDAYGYLRLINSEGEEIWRYFVGSTISGLAVSADEALLAVGTYGGMLHFIDLQSGERDMYTIGNAPIQEMARWIIWKDEAPLRW
- the ptsP gene encoding phosphoenolpyruvate--protein phosphotransferase, giving the protein MIQGIGAAAGVAIGKAFVLPTWEWDVPDRRMESVDLAKEFERLYEGIRTSKTEIEFMKNEIKETVGVAESNIFDAHIAILEDPVFMSEIRGIIERQYKAAEVAVKEAIDHFVTMFDLLDDEYMKERALDIKDVGNRLLKHLLGTPDITLPSDTQPYILVARELSPSQLVHLNPQRVLGMVTIAGGKTSHSAIMARALGIPLVSGLEDSLTEIFKTGDLLVIDGDEGAIFLNPDHVIIDQYTAIAERQRRRKEQLQLLATVDPVTKDNVRMKLAGNISSVKDLELTFKYGAEGVGLFRTEFLYMDRLGFPSEEEQFEVYRQIAERMGEHSVVIRTLDIGGDKQLEYFTIPEEENPVLGFRAIRISLDNKEIFKTQLMAILRASAYGNVKILYPMISSLEEVRKAKEILQEAKQELTARGIAYDDNVPIGAMIEVPAAVAIADLLAQEVDFFSIGTNDLVQYVLAVDRMNEKIAHMYHPFHPAVLRMLRQTVIAAKEAGIPISVCGELASDERALPIWLYLGVSNLSMSSQSLLRVKHRILNIYASESRELGAHCYRLSTSTEVEAELVRYLGTEVR
- the ytxJ gene encoding bacillithiol system redox-active protein YtxJ is translated as MYNLLRITSIEDLHSALQQSTSQPLLLFKHSTRCPISSGAHREFTAYLNAAPNEGVIYGLIYVIEDREVSNAAAELLGVKHESPQAILVKNGQAVWNTSHSQITSGALQGILG
- a CDS encoding type 1 glutamine amidotransferase domain-containing protein; translated protein: MLRLTGKKVIALVDEEFEDLELWYPIYRVREEGAEVHLVGPEKGKIYIGKYGVPAEAEFSFEEISANQYDGILVPGGWAPDKLRRYPKVLEMIRQLHAAQKPIGQICHAGWVLISAGILKGVTVTSTPGIRDDMENAGAIWKDEPVVVDGHIISARRPPDLPPYGKAYVDALAAK